Within the Chitinophagales bacterium genome, the region CCGGCCATCATCCATCAAAATAACCAAAATGTTAGGCCGCTGTCCGGAATTAGCAGTTATAAAGGTTACTGTCTCCGTCCAGTCAGAAGTATTCTGGCCGCAATTACTTTGCAGCTGCACGTCATAATTTGTAGCAGGCAGCAGCTTTTTCAATTTATACGTAGTATTATTCAGATCATTAACTTTTGTCCATCCTGAAGTTCCTGTCACCCGGTATTTTAAATTATACAGTGAGCTGTTACATTTTGCCTGCCAGCTTATAGTTGCAGAAGAATCGGTAACTGCAGTTATAAAAACCTGTTGTGGTGCCGAACAAACTAATGTTTGAAAGATAACCGGTTTAGAATATCCCTGCGTGGTATTATCAGAGCAAAATGATGCCACCTGCACGCTATACTTAGTATCAGCAGCAAGACCTGTGACGGTGTAACTGGTGGCGTTTCCGGCGTTTACGGTTATCCAGGCAGCAGATGAGGAAACTTTATATTGAATCTTATATAAAGTTGCACCTGTTACGGCAGACCAATCCACAACAGCATCACAGCTGGAAACACTGGTAACCTGGAGGTTATTTGGCTTTTGAAGAAAGCACTGAGCGTAAGAATGGGTAAATGGAATTACAATTAAGCTTAAGAGTAGTAGCGTATATTTCATCATTATTATTCATTTTATAGGATACAGAAATGTTAATTACAGGTTGACATTTGATCAGCAAAATTTTAAAAGACTACTGATACTACATGATCAATAAAAGATGGTTAATCAGTTTATATTTAAAATTTTTTGAAAGGATTATATGCTAAAGTACATCAGATTTCAAGCGTATGCTGAGAAAAGTTACAATGAGATTTATTTTAAAATGGTATTGGATCAAGAGAATTTTTTGGCTGCCGGAAATATTTATAAAACAATTCAACCGCTCTTAAACCTTCACTGCCTAAATCGATGGTAAATTCATTAACGTACAGCCGGATGTGCTGCCATATCACTTCTTCATCCATTTCCTGAGAATACTCTTTAACAAATTTAAGTGCTTCTTCGAAATGTGTTAAAGCATATTTTACACTGGATCTTATAATTTTATTTATTATTTCCGACTGATCAGGCGGGAAAGATTTCCTTATAAAAATTCCGCCAAGCGGAATAGGGCTTTGTGTTTGAGCTTCCCACATCTCACCTAAATCAGCCACTTTCTGCAACCCCTTCTTCTGATACGTAAACCGGTTTTCGTGAATAATAACTCCGAGATCGGCTGTTTCATTCAAAACGGCATCTTCAATTTCAGAAAAAACCATTTCCCAAAGGTCGCCGTGGTTTTTAAAAAAAATGTTAAAAAGAAAATTAGCAGTAGTCAGCCGTCCCGGCATAGCCACTGAGCAACCAGCTATTTCATCTAATGCAATCTTTCTTTTTGAGATTAACAGAGGTCCGCAATTTCTGCCGAGAGCACTTCCTGAATGTAATAAGGAGTAATGATCGCGGGTGTATGAGTAAGCTGCATAACTTAGTTTGGTTATATCCAGCTCTCCGTTTACTGCCCGGCGGTTAAGAGTTTCGACATCTTCTATAACAGGCGAAAACTGAATGCCTTTGCAATCCACTTTTCCATGAAGCATTGCATAAAAAATAAAGGTATCATTGGGGCAGGGAGAAAAACCAAGGGTCATAGCTCGAATGGAATAACGGTTTTAACAATATCAGTCAAATACAGTTCCTGTTGTGATTATAATATTCATTTATTTTTGAAATCACTTACCCACAGTTTAATATTTACTTTGAAAATTATACTTGCCTCCAAATCTCCCCGACGCCAGCAATTACTCTCCGATCTTGGAATCCGGTTTTCGCTGCTGCTTACTGAAGTAGATGAAACGTATCCGGCTGATTTACATATCGGGAAAGTGCCTGAATACCTTTCTGCTAAAAAGGCAGACGCTATTCGCAATCTCATTAAGACCGATGAGCTTCTTATCGCTGCAGATACTGTTGTATTGTTTGAAGATCAAATATTTGGAAAGCCGGAAAATACAGAAGAAGCAAAAAAAATGTTAACCATTCTTTCAGGCAACATTCATGAGGTGATTACGGGAGTAACACTATTAACGAAAGATAAAGCAGTTACATTTTCGGAATTAACCAGCGTGCATTTTAGAAAGTTAAGCGATTCAGTGATTAACCATTATGTAGAAACATTTCATCCGTTTGACAAAGCAGGAGGGTACGCCATACAGGAGTGGATAGGATTGGTGGGAATTGAAAAAATTTCCGGATGCTATTACAATGTAATGGGGCTGCCGGTTTGCCGGCTCGTTAAGGAGCTTGAAAGCTTCGGAATAAATCTTCTTCATAACCAGGATCAATAACTGTTATATCAGGTGCTGCTTATCTTTTTGCATCTGTTCAAAACCAGCATCAATCTGCAGCCCTGGCCCACGCAGTGCCTCAACGGCTAACTGATCACAACGCTCATTTTCAGGATGGCCGGAATGGCCTTTTACCCATTCAAAGGAGATGCTATGCTTTAGGTATAAGGGAAGCAAGAGTTTCCACAGATCGGGGTTTTTCACCTTTTTCCATCCCTTTTTTTCCCATTTTAACAGCCATTCCTGCCGTATTGCTTCTACTACATATTTTGAATCTGAAAAGATTTTTACAGTGCAATGATCCCACTTTAATTGTTCCAGTCCCTTTATTACAGCCATCAATTCCATCCTGTTATTG harbors:
- the maf gene encoding septum formation protein Maf, which codes for MKHCIKNKGIIGAGRKTKGHSSNGITVLTISVKYSSCCDYNIHLFLKSLTHSLIFTLKIILASKSPRRQQLLSDLGIRFSLLLTEVDETYPADLHIGKVPEYLSAKKADAIRNLIKTDELLIAADTVVLFEDQIFGKPENTEEAKKMLTILSGNIHEVITGVTLLTKDKAVTFSELTSVHFRKLSDSVINHYVETFHPFDKAGGYAIQEWIGLVGIEKISGCYYNVMGLPVCRLVKELESFGINLLHNQDQ
- the rnhA gene encoding ribonuclease HI gives rise to the protein MQQIFLYSDGACSGNPGPGGYGVILKFGASEKELSEGFRRTTNNRMELMAVIKGLEQLKWDHCTVKIFSDSKYVVEAIRQEWLLKWEKKGWKKVKNPDLWKLLLPLYLKHSISFEWVKGHSGHPENERCDQLAVEALRGPGLQIDAGFEQMQKDKQHLI
- a CDS encoding 1,4-dihydroxy-6-naphthoate synthase is translated as MTLGFSPCPNDTFIFYAMLHGKVDCKGIQFSPVIEDVETLNRRAVNGELDITKLSYAAYSYTRDHYSLLHSGSALGRNCGPLLISKRKIALDEIAGCSVAMPGRLTTANFLFNIFFKNHGDLWEMVFSEIEDAVLNETADLGVIIHENRFTYQKKGLQKVADLGEMWEAQTQSPIPLGGIFIRKSFPPDQSEIINKIIRSSVKYALTHFEEALKFVKEYSQEMDEEVIWQHIRLYVNEFTIDLGSEGLRAVELFYKYFRQPKNSLDPIPF